The following proteins come from a genomic window of Actinomarinicola tropica:
- a CDS encoding VOC family protein, which produces MRPSSRATSVAARSENRSSGPSAPERGAHPGPGFAMLRRDDLRLLLNTPGGGGGAGQPMRDGTMPVPGGWNRIQIEVDDLDATVDALRRHDIALRSEIIQGNGGRQVVADDPSGNPIELFEPRRGD; this is translated from the coding sequence ATCAGGCCGAGCTCCCGCGCGACATCCGTCGCCGCACGTTCGGAGAACAGGTCGAGCGGACCGAGCGCGCCCGAACGAGGCGCCCACCCCGGTCCGGGGTTCGCCATGCTCCGGCGCGACGACCTGCGGCTGCTGCTCAACACACCGGGAGGAGGCGGCGGCGCCGGCCAACCCATGCGCGACGGCACGATGCCCGTACCCGGGGGCTGGAACCGCATCCAGATCGAGGTCGACGACCTCGACGCCACCGTCGACGCGCTGCGCCGCCACGACATCGCGCTCCGCAGCGAGATCATCCAGGGCAACGGTGGCCGGCAGGTCGTCGCCGACGACCCGTCGGGCAACCCGATCGAGCTGTTCGAGCCCCGACGCGGCGACTGA
- a CDS encoding helix-turn-helix transcriptional regulator gives MNRTDRLYALVEELRAVAPRPLSATRLAERFEVSVRTIERDIAALQQSGVPIWAERGRTGGYAIDARATLPPLNLEADEALAVMLALAAAPSAPFAHAGRRARQKLLAAMRPDQVAAAEQLAQRLRLRPPEPHDATVLRAVEAALRDRRVVTLTYTDGHDRRTERTVEVHGLHVHADATYLVGWCRLRDDGRVFRLDRIETIELTDEVAPHRDLDEVLDVPFDTIAP, from the coding sequence ATGAACCGGACCGACCGCCTCTACGCCCTCGTCGAGGAGCTGCGCGCCGTCGCGCCGCGTCCGCTGTCGGCCACCCGGTTGGCCGAGCGGTTCGAGGTCAGCGTGCGCACGATCGAGCGCGACATCGCCGCGCTCCAGCAGTCCGGCGTGCCGATCTGGGCCGAGCGTGGCCGCACGGGCGGCTACGCCATCGACGCCCGCGCCACGCTGCCACCGCTCAACCTGGAAGCCGACGAGGCGCTGGCGGTCATGCTCGCCCTCGCAGCGGCGCCCAGCGCGCCCTTCGCCCACGCGGGCCGCCGGGCCCGCCAGAAGCTGCTCGCCGCCATGCGTCCCGACCAGGTCGCGGCCGCCGAGCAACTCGCGCAGCGACTGCGCCTTCGACCGCCCGAGCCGCACGACGCCACCGTCCTCCGCGCCGTCGAGGCCGCGCTGCGGGACCGGCGGGTCGTCACCCTCACCTACACCGACGGCCACGACCGCCGGACCGAGCGCACCGTCGAGGTCCACGGCCTCCACGTCCACGCCGACGCGACGTACCTCGTCGGCTGGTGCCGCCTCCGCGACGACGGCCGGGTCTTCCGCCTCGACCGCATCGAGACGATCGAGCTCACCGACGAGGTCGCCCCCCACCGGGACCTCGACGAGGTCCTCGACGTCCCCTTCGACACCATCGCCCCCTGA
- a CDS encoding SRPBCC family protein, protein MITETSIDIGAPAATVWRVFADVERWPTWTESVTAVEPLDGSDLAVGRRFALRQPGMPRLVWEIASLDPGRGWVWSQSSPGARTTAFHEVVALDDGRTRVRQGVDQRGPLGMLVGLAMRRTSRRFLRMEAEGLRARAEALHHGRDAAAS, encoded by the coding sequence ATGATCACGGAGACGTCCATCGACATCGGTGCGCCCGCGGCGACGGTCTGGCGGGTGTTCGCCGACGTCGAGCGGTGGCCCACATGGACCGAGTCGGTCACGGCGGTCGAGCCCCTCGACGGGTCCGACCTCGCGGTCGGCCGCCGGTTCGCGCTGCGCCAGCCGGGCATGCCGCGGCTCGTGTGGGAGATCGCCTCCCTCGACCCGGGGCGAGGTTGGGTGTGGAGCCAGAGCTCCCCCGGCGCGCGGACCACGGCGTTCCACGAGGTCGTCGCGCTCGACGACGGGCGCACCCGGGTCCGCCAGGGCGTCGACCAGCGCGGACCGCTCGGCATGCTCGTCGGGCTGGCGATGCGCCGCACGTCCCGCCGGTTCCTCCGCATGGAGGCCGAGGGGCTGCGGGCACGCGCCGAGGCTCTCCACCACGGTCGCGATGCCGCGGCCTCCTGA
- a CDS encoding PPOX class F420-dependent oxidoreductase, with amino-acid sequence MTIDADLKNLATAKNFAALTTLSADGQPRTHVMWVDADDEHVLINTEVHRAKFKDIERDPRVTITVINGENPYQYVEVRGRVAETVRGDEARTHIDALSRRYTGNDYGAQIQSERAIVRITPEKLHKNNL; translated from the coding sequence ATGACCATCGACGCCGACCTCAAGAACCTCGCCACCGCCAAGAACTTCGCGGCCCTCACCACGCTCTCGGCCGACGGCCAGCCCCGCACCCACGTGATGTGGGTGGACGCCGACGACGAGCACGTGCTCATCAACACCGAGGTGCACCGGGCGAAGTTCAAGGACATCGAGCGCGACCCGCGGGTGACGATCACCGTCATCAACGGCGAGAACCCGTACCAGTACGTGGAGGTGCGGGGACGGGTCGCCGAGACGGTCCGGGGCGACGAGGCCCGGACCCACATCGACGCCCTCTCCCGCCGCTACACCGGCAACGACTACGGGGCCCAGATCCAGAGCGAGCGGGCGATCGTGAGGATCACCCCGGAGAAGCTCCACAAGAACAACCTCTGA
- a CDS encoding class I SAM-dependent methyltransferase — protein MDHDHGHSFDDRAATWDDPGKVDRARRVAEAIRAAVTLDPSQRVLELGAGTGLLTQALRPHVGPVTLTDTSAGMRQVMEDKIAAGKLTDARVWDLDLASGPIPDDRFDLVVSMMALHHIPDTDAVLANVATLLDPGGRVAIVDLDAEDGSFHGEGHGHGEIHHGFERDDLARRMEAAGFVDVEVGDCTHVEREDGTFPLFLAVGRRPVG, from the coding sequence ATGGATCACGATCACGGGCACAGCTTCGACGACCGGGCGGCGACGTGGGACGACCCCGGCAAGGTCGACCGGGCGCGCCGGGTGGCCGAGGCGATCCGCGCCGCGGTCACACTCGACCCCTCCCAGCGCGTCCTCGAGCTGGGCGCCGGCACCGGGTTGCTCACCCAGGCGCTGCGTCCCCACGTGGGGCCGGTCACGCTGACGGACACCTCGGCGGGGATGCGGCAGGTGATGGAGGACAAGATCGCCGCCGGCAAGCTCACCGACGCCCGGGTCTGGGACCTCGACCTCGCGAGCGGCCCGATCCCCGACGACCGGTTCGACCTGGTCGTGTCGATGATGGCGCTGCACCACATCCCCGACACCGACGCCGTGCTCGCCAACGTCGCGACGTTGCTCGACCCGGGCGGGCGGGTGGCGATCGTCGACCTGGACGCCGAGGACGGGTCCTTCCACGGCGAGGGACACGGGCACGGCGAGATCCACCACGGCTTCGAGCGGGACGACCTGGCGCGGCGGATGGAGGCCGCGGGGTTCGTCGACGTCGAGGTCGGCGACTGCACCCACGTCGAGCGCGAGGACGGCACGTTCCCTCTCTTCCTCGCGGTGGGCCGGCGTCCGGTCGGCTGA
- a CDS encoding YjjI family glycine radical enzyme, giving the protein MGAEEHRQRVRSIIEDPALTYRQRVYALAGAAEDALDPPAVSAACALALDKGLICDLAEGHAPYRPRYTLPDYARALARGSTFLELPPPTTFDEATTFLLAAYANVPSITGYPVWFGDLDRLLEPFAADLDDDELRTRLRRFWVLLDRLFPDAFAHANLGPADGRVVRAALGVHRDVHQVVPNLTLRVDPDVTPDDLLLEAARTIVTVAQPHLVNHPMMVADLGERYGVVSCYNALPVGGGSHTLVRLNLLEAARRHSGSAERFLDTTLPGAIALTAELMEARIRHVVEQARFFESSWLVDEGLLSLDRFTAMFGIVGLAECVEHLLLLDGREGRYGRDRAADDLAHDIVERAAAIVHALPMPHCEATGGHALLHSQAGLDSDAGFTAGTRVRVGDEPDLYRHLAAVAPNHAHLPSGVSDIVRLDETVVDNPEAVVDVARGALALGMRDVTFEVANGEFVRVTGYLVRRSEIEKVAAADAVRHSSSVLGAGSFANAGLDRRTAQRVRSHERTVGT; this is encoded by the coding sequence ATGGGAGCCGAGGAGCACCGCCAGCGCGTCCGGTCGATCATCGAGGACCCGGCGCTGACCTACCGCCAACGGGTGTACGCCCTGGCCGGCGCGGCCGAGGACGCGCTCGACCCGCCGGCGGTGAGCGCCGCCTGTGCGCTCGCCCTCGACAAGGGCCTGATCTGCGACCTGGCCGAGGGGCACGCGCCGTATCGTCCCCGCTACACGCTGCCCGACTACGCCCGGGCCCTGGCCCGGGGCAGCACGTTCCTCGAGCTGCCCCCGCCGACGACGTTCGACGAGGCGACCACGTTCCTGCTCGCGGCGTACGCCAACGTCCCGTCGATCACCGGCTACCCGGTCTGGTTCGGCGACCTCGACCGGCTGCTCGAGCCCTTCGCCGCCGATCTCGACGACGACGAGCTGCGCACACGCCTGCGTCGGTTCTGGGTCCTGCTCGACCGGCTGTTCCCCGACGCCTTCGCCCACGCCAACCTCGGGCCGGCCGACGGGCGCGTGGTCCGGGCCGCGCTCGGCGTCCACCGCGACGTCCACCAGGTGGTCCCGAACCTGACACTGCGGGTCGACCCCGACGTCACGCCCGACGACCTGCTGCTCGAGGCGGCCCGCACGATCGTCACCGTCGCCCAGCCCCACCTGGTGAACCACCCGATGATGGTCGCCGACCTCGGCGAGCGGTACGGCGTGGTGTCCTGCTACAACGCGCTGCCGGTCGGCGGGGGCTCCCACACGCTCGTGCGGCTCAACCTGCTGGAGGCGGCTCGCCGCCACTCGGGCTCGGCGGAGCGGTTCCTCGACACGACCCTCCCCGGCGCGATCGCCCTGACGGCGGAGCTGATGGAGGCCCGCATCCGGCACGTCGTCGAGCAGGCCCGCTTCTTCGAGTCCTCGTGGCTCGTCGACGAAGGGCTGCTCTCGCTCGACCGCTTCACCGCGATGTTCGGCATCGTCGGGTTGGCCGAGTGCGTGGAGCACCTGCTGCTGCTCGACGGCCGCGAGGGCCGCTACGGCCGCGACCGTGCCGCCGACGACCTGGCCCACGACATCGTCGAGCGCGCCGCGGCGATCGTCCACGCCCTCCCCATGCCCCATTGCGAGGCGACCGGCGGACACGCCCTCCTGCACTCGCAGGCCGGGCTCGACTCCGACGCGGGGTTCACCGCAGGGACCCGGGTCCGCGTCGGGGACGAGCCGGACCTCTACCGCCACCTCGCCGCGGTGGCGCCGAACCACGCGCACCTCCCGTCGGGCGTGAGCGACATCGTGCGCCTCGACGAGACCGTGGTCGACAACCCGGAGGCCGTCGTCGACGTGGCGCGGGGCGCGCTCGCGCTCGGGATGCGGGACGTCACGTTCGAGGTGGCGAACGGCGAGTTCGTCCGGGTGACCGGCTACCTGGTGAGGCGCAGCGAGATCGAGAAGGTGGCGGCGGCGGACGCCGTGCGGCACTCGAGCAGCGTCCTCGGCGCCGGATCGTTCGCCAACGCCGGGCTGGATCGCCGCACCGCTCAGCGGGTGCGGTCGCACGAGCGGACGGTCGGGACGTGA
- the heR gene encoding heliorhodopsin HeR, producing MTEIDARALSRLRPFNLVAGLAHLVQGTLIIVLSNDFSLPVTALFASGPPGTPVSGDQLEELFSYPLGPAVAAFSLLSAFFHFLVVSPSGWSRYQHELSEGRNRFRWVEYSLSASLMIVLIAGITGITDAVALLGLFGANAAMIFFGWEMETKNRADERVDWSPFVFGSIIGAVPWIGISIYLFGAGDEVPNFVYGIFVTIFVAFNCFALVQLLQYRARGGWTDYLRGERIYIVLSLVAKSLLAWQVFANTLV from the coding sequence ATGACCGAGATCGACGCCCGCGCCCTGTCGCGCCTCCGCCCCTTCAACCTGGTGGCGGGCCTGGCCCACCTGGTCCAGGGCACGCTCATCATCGTCCTGTCGAACGACTTCTCCCTCCCGGTCACCGCGCTGTTCGCGTCGGGCCCGCCGGGCACCCCGGTGTCGGGCGACCAGCTGGAGGAGCTGTTCAGCTATCCGCTCGGTCCGGCCGTGGCGGCGTTCTCCCTGCTCTCGGCGTTCTTCCACTTCCTCGTCGTGTCCCCGTCGGGATGGTCCCGCTACCAGCACGAGCTGTCCGAGGGTCGCAACCGCTTCCGCTGGGTCGAGTACTCGCTGTCGGCGTCGCTGATGATCGTGCTCATCGCCGGCATCACCGGCATCACCGACGCCGTCGCGCTCCTCGGCCTCTTCGGCGCCAACGCCGCGATGATCTTCTTCGGCTGGGAGATGGAGACCAAGAACCGGGCCGACGAGCGAGTCGACTGGAGCCCGTTCGTGTTCGGCTCGATCATCGGCGCCGTCCCGTGGATCGGCATCTCGATCTACCTGTTCGGCGCCGGCGACGAGGTGCCGAACTTCGTGTACGGGATCTTCGTGACGATCTTCGTCGCCTTCAACTGCTTCGCCCTGGTGCAGCTGCTGCAGTACCGGGCGCGGGGCGGCTGGACGGACTACCTCCGCGGCGAGCGGATCTACATCGTCCTCAGCCTCGTGGCCAAGAGCCTCCTCGCATGGCAGGTGTTCGCGAACACACTGGTGTGA
- a CDS encoding HNH endonuclease signature motif containing protein, translating into MAANELQVAEPPNPGDDAARHEVLLAAATEAAGQVAAWQAQLVARTAELMETNCADPWPSYLAWALGMTGAEAREVVELVDRLSELPLTRQVLSSGERSLRSVLAIARRATPENEAALLEATRELTGNQLERVLQEHARITAPARRQDDDAEPDEDDEPDPSRARWHWRDGRFQLSGDFDAADGAALQAWLESERERLDGRDETGPTPPHQRSCAEALLALGERATSTRTNDVGFAPETATVNVVVHAREVEEGLVIDRAFIPGAGAVPHWWLPMLAEQGPITTTLMVRGVPVAVTEPTRFATAAQRRALLARDGGCCYPGCGATRRLIAHHIHHWADGGPTRLDNLVLLCRHHHRVVHRNQLHLRPAADPPPGRHRWELVDPAGRSVSARHPATPGLRRRLGARQRRRGAGERLTAWARDTLLAELAEVA; encoded by the coding sequence ATGGCGGCGAACGAGTTGCAGGTGGCCGAACCCCCGAACCCTGGCGACGACGCGGCGCGGCACGAGGTGCTCCTCGCCGCCGCGACCGAGGCCGCCGGGCAGGTCGCGGCGTGGCAGGCCCAGCTCGTGGCCCGCACTGCCGAGCTCATGGAGACGAACTGCGCCGACCCGTGGCCGTCGTACCTCGCGTGGGCGTTGGGGATGACAGGGGCCGAGGCCCGGGAGGTGGTCGAGCTCGTCGACCGCCTGTCGGAGCTTCCGCTCACACGTCAGGTGCTGTCCAGCGGCGAGCGCTCGTTGCGGTCGGTGCTCGCCATCGCCCGGCGGGCCACGCCGGAGAACGAAGCTGCCCTCCTGGAGGCCACGCGCGAGCTCACCGGCAACCAGCTCGAGCGCGTGCTCCAGGAGCACGCGCGCATCACGGCGCCGGCCCGCCGGCAGGACGACGACGCCGAGCCCGACGAGGACGACGAGCCCGACCCCTCGCGGGCACGCTGGCACTGGCGCGACGGTCGCTTCCAGCTGAGCGGCGACTTCGACGCCGCCGACGGTGCGGCGCTTCAGGCTTGGCTCGAATCCGAGCGCGAGCGCCTCGACGGGCGTGACGAGACGGGGCCGACGCCGCCGCACCAGCGCTCGTGCGCCGAGGCCTTGCTCGCCCTCGGCGAGCGCGCCACCAGCACCAGGACCAACGACGTGGGGTTCGCGCCCGAGACGGCCACCGTGAACGTCGTCGTGCACGCGCGGGAGGTGGAGGAGGGCCTGGTGATCGACCGGGCGTTCATCCCCGGGGCGGGCGCAGTCCCCCACTGGTGGCTTCCGATGCTCGCTGAGCAGGGGCCCATCACGACGACGCTGATGGTGCGGGGCGTGCCCGTGGCCGTCACCGAGCCCACCCGCTTCGCCACGGCCGCGCAACGGCGGGCTCTCCTCGCCCGCGACGGTGGCTGCTGCTACCCCGGATGCGGGGCCACCCGTCGGCTGATCGCCCACCACATCCACCACTGGGCGGACGGTGGCCCGACCCGGCTCGACAACCTGGTCCTCCTGTGCCGCCACCACCACAGGGTCGTGCACCGGAACCAACTCCACCTCCGGCCGGCGGCCGATCCCCCGCCGGGACGGCACCGATGGGAGCTCGTCGATCCCGCCGGGCGATCGGTGTCCGCCCGACACCCCGCGACACCGGGTCTCCGCCGACGCCTGGGCGCACGGCAACGCCGACGAGGGGCCGGCGAACGTCTCACGGCCTGGGCCCGCGACACCCTCCTCGCCGAGCTCGCCGAGGTCGCCTGA
- a CDS encoding radical SAM protein produces the protein MTSLRVADVVRSSYVDGPGHRYALFLQGCTFNCPGCHNPHTIAPRSPDARDVPVAEIVADVAEVAPFLTGITVSGGEATLQWEAVHALFEALALDPATSRLTRLVDTNGDAEAGVWSVLATSMHGAMVDLKALDPHVHRVLTGRTNDRVLRSIRDLAARRRLDEVRLLVVPGVNDTADQIDATGRWLASIDPVPPVVAQGFRHHGTRLRARAWAEATTRDLERVADGLAAYGLDVRRRSLPEVAVAV, from the coding sequence GTGACGTCGCTGCGCGTCGCCGACGTGGTGCGCTCGTCGTACGTGGACGGACCGGGGCACCGCTACGCGCTGTTCCTCCAGGGCTGCACGTTCAACTGCCCGGGCTGCCACAACCCGCACACGATCGCCCCCCGCTCGCCCGACGCCCGGGACGTGCCGGTGGCGGAGATCGTGGCCGACGTGGCGGAGGTGGCGCCGTTCCTCACCGGGATCACGGTGTCGGGCGGCGAGGCCACCCTGCAGTGGGAGGCGGTGCACGCACTGTTCGAGGCGTTGGCCCTCGACCCGGCGACCTCGCGCCTCACCCGCCTCGTCGACACGAACGGCGACGCCGAGGCCGGGGTGTGGTCGGTCCTCGCGACGTCGATGCACGGCGCCATGGTCGACCTGAAGGCCCTCGACCCCCACGTCCACCGGGTGCTCACCGGCCGCACCAACGATCGGGTCCTGCGCTCGATCCGCGACCTCGCGGCACGGCGGCGGCTGGACGAGGTGCGGCTTCTCGTCGTGCCGGGCGTGAACGACACCGCGGATCAGATCGACGCCACCGGTCGGTGGTTGGCGTCGATCGATCCCGTTCCTCCCGTGGTGGCGCAGGGGTTCCGCCACCACGGGACCCGTCTGCGGGCCCGGGCGTGGGCCGAGGCCACCACGAGGGACCTCGAGCGGGTCGCCGACGGCCTCGCCGCCTACGGCCTGGACGTGCGCCGGCGCTCGCTGCCCGAGGTCGCCGTCGCGGTCTAG
- a CDS encoding JmjC domain-containing protein has protein sequence MTHHHDVLQRCVGDTAAFAAQHWGRRPLVLRTDDVLADVLSVDDVDAVLISAARRPEIRVVRDGRTLPESDYCTPVRLGGRPTEGVVDPAKLAERFAGGDTIVLQSLHRTHPAVGHLAALLERAISHPVQVNAYLTPPGAAGLRPHADRHDVIVRQLHGTKHWHVAGLGELELTPGDALYMPTGTEHSARANDATSLHLTIGILRITYRDVLRRVLDTVEALDDPLPLGWAEGGDDLADGLAPVLRTVAAHLDATDPADVAAHERSRRRARPDHRGRLAALVHGAALTLDDVVQLRPGTVARVADGDDAHRIRLVLDDRTLQLPAVGRVAVEKLATGGPVRVGDLPGIDEQSRVTLARRLIVEGMLAVVPSPPS, from the coding sequence TTGACCCACCACCACGACGTCCTCCAGCGCTGCGTCGGCGACACGGCAGCGTTCGCCGCGCAGCACTGGGGGCGTCGCCCCCTCGTCCTCCGCACCGACGACGTCCTCGCCGACGTCCTGTCGGTCGACGATGTCGACGCCGTGCTCATCAGCGCCGCTCGACGCCCGGAGATCCGCGTCGTGCGTGACGGCCGCACGCTGCCCGAGAGCGACTACTGCACGCCCGTCCGTCTCGGCGGTCGGCCCACCGAGGGCGTCGTCGATCCCGCCAAGCTCGCGGAGCGCTTCGCCGGCGGCGACACGATCGTCCTCCAGTCCCTCCACCGCACCCACCCCGCGGTCGGGCACCTCGCCGCCCTGCTCGAGCGCGCCATCTCCCACCCCGTCCAGGTCAACGCCTACCTGACCCCTCCCGGCGCCGCAGGGCTGCGCCCCCACGCCGACCGCCACGACGTGATCGTCCGGCAGCTCCACGGCACCAAGCACTGGCACGTCGCAGGGCTCGGCGAGCTCGAGCTCACGCCGGGCGACGCGCTCTACATGCCGACAGGCACCGAGCACAGTGCCCGCGCCAACGACGCGACGTCGTTGCACCTCACCATCGGCATCCTCCGCATCACCTACCGCGACGTGCTGCGACGGGTGCTCGACACCGTCGAGGCGCTCGACGACCCGTTGCCCCTCGGGTGGGCCGAGGGCGGCGACGACCTCGCTGACGGACTGGCGCCGGTGTTGCGGACGGTCGCTGCGCACCTCGACGCGACCGATCCCGCCGACGTCGCGGCCCACGAGCGCTCCCGCCGACGGGCCCGGCCCGACCACCGCGGCCGCCTCGCCGCGCTCGTGCACGGCGCCGCCCTCACCCTCGACGACGTCGTCCAGCTGCGTCCCGGCACCGTCGCCCGTGTGGCCGACGGCGACGACGCCCACCGGATCCGGCTGGTCCTCGACGACCGCACCCTCCAGCTGCCCGCCGTCGGTCGGGTCGCGGTGGAGAAGCTGGCGACCGGCGGACCTGTCCGCGTCGGTGACCTCCCCGGGATCGACGAACAGAGCCGCGTGACCCTCGCCCGGCGCCTCATCGTCGAGGGCATGCTCGCCGTCGTGCCGTCACCGCCGAGCTGA
- a CDS encoding winged helix DNA-binding domain-containing protein yields the protein MHPRGRAEGRKLAANAVGSCPQEQPHSAHGPRHRRPVTVDRALVVSWLHRGTLHLVPAADHHWLHALTAPRQLVHNARRLGEEGVPPADADRAVEVVMSSVRAEGPLTREQLRDRVDAAGIRTAGQAIVHILMAATLRHALVRGPVVDGRHAFVDVESWLGPMPPVDHDAALAELARRYLRGHGPASARDLAAWSGLTLGDARAGLAAIAEETEPWGDDNLVVRRDHRDARPPPPRLLGPFDPLLHGWTDRPRITGPHRGVVTTNGLFRAIALVDGRAVATWRWERGAVDIDPLEPIAPDALVALGADADDVRRFLG from the coding sequence GTGCACCCACGAGGTAGGGCCGAAGGTCGCAAGCTCGCCGCGAACGCGGTCGGATCCTGTCCGCAGGAGCAGCCACACTCGGCCCATGGACCCCGTCACCGCCGCCCGGTCACCGTCGACCGCGCCCTCGTCGTCAGCTGGCTCCACCGGGGCACGCTCCACCTCGTCCCCGCCGCCGACCACCACTGGCTGCACGCGCTCACCGCCCCCCGCCAGCTCGTCCACAACGCCCGTCGGCTGGGCGAGGAGGGCGTCCCGCCCGCCGACGCCGACCGGGCCGTGGAGGTGGTGATGTCGTCGGTGCGGGCCGAGGGCCCGCTCACCCGGGAGCAGCTGCGCGACCGGGTCGACGCCGCCGGCATCCGCACGGCCGGCCAGGCGATCGTCCACATCCTCATGGCCGCGACGCTGCGCCACGCGCTCGTCCGCGGCCCGGTCGTCGACGGTCGCCACGCCTTCGTCGACGTCGAGTCCTGGCTCGGGCCGATGCCACCCGTCGACCACGACGCCGCGCTCGCCGAGCTGGCCCGGCGCTACCTGCGAGGCCACGGGCCGGCCTCGGCGCGCGACCTGGCCGCGTGGAGCGGGCTCACCCTCGGCGACGCCCGTGCCGGTCTGGCCGCCATCGCCGAGGAGACCGAGCCGTGGGGCGACGACAACCTCGTCGTCCGGCGCGACCACCGCGACGCGCGCCCGCCGCCACCGCGTCTCCTCGGCCCGTTCGACCCCCTCCTGCACGGCTGGACGGACCGCCCGCGCATCACCGGACCGCACCGCGGCGTCGTCACCACGAACGGGCTCTTCCGGGCCATCGCGCTCGTCGACGGCCGGGCCGTCGCCACCTGGCGGTGGGAGCGCGGCGCCGTCGACATCGATCCCCTCGAACCGATCGCACCGGACGCCCTGGTCGCGCTCGGGGCCGACGCCGACGACGTCCGCCGCTTCCTCGGCTGA
- a CDS encoding helix-turn-helix domain-containing protein, producing MPRPPDDTRRRQLLDALIDEVAAHGIGGRSLRDLAAAVGTSHRMLIHHLGSRDELLLAIVEEVERRQVLMLTELPDDPAEAVAASWADLRRRELRPFERLFFECYARGAQGEEPFTRLLGPAIDGWLDAAAEASGGTVDRARIRLVLAVTRGLLLDLVATDDEAGVDAAAAEFVELLRRAG from the coding sequence ATGCCGCGGCCTCCTGACGACACCCGGCGCCGCCAGCTGCTCGACGCCCTGATCGACGAGGTCGCGGCGCACGGCATCGGCGGTCGGTCGCTGCGGGACCTCGCGGCGGCGGTCGGGACCAGCCACCGGATGCTCATCCACCACCTCGGCTCGCGCGACGAGCTGCTGCTCGCGATCGTCGAGGAGGTCGAGCGGCGCCAGGTCCTGATGCTCACCGAGCTGCCGGACGACCCGGCCGAAGCCGTCGCCGCCTCCTGGGCCGACCTCCGACGGCGGGAGCTGCGGCCGTTCGAGCGGCTCTTCTTCGAGTGCTACGCCCGTGGTGCGCAGGGCGAGGAGCCGTTCACCCGACTGCTCGGGCCGGCGATCGACGGGTGGCTCGACGCCGCCGCGGAGGCCTCGGGCGGCACGGTCGACCGGGCGCGGATCCGGCTCGTCCTCGCCGTGACCCGGGGCCTGCTGCTCGATCTCGTCGCGACCGACGACGAGGCAGGGGTCGATGCCGCCGCGGCCGAGTTCGTCGAGCTGCTGCGCCGAGCGGGATGA